Part of the Candoia aspera isolate rCanAsp1 chromosome 1, rCanAsp1.hap2, whole genome shotgun sequence genome, GTTGGAGGGTGCTTTGTCTTTAATCCACCAGCTGAGCCACAGGATGTCACAGTTGCAGTTCCAAGGGTTATGATGAAGGTGGATTCTTTCCAGACGGAGAGGTGTGAAGAGGTCATGAGGCAGTAGTGTTAGATTGTTGTGGGCCAGATTGATCTCTACTAGTGACTGAAGGTTATCAAAGGCATTCCTTTCAATCACCTGAATCTGGGATTGGATCAGCCACAATTTCTGCAGGTGCATTAACCCTTGAAAAGACCCTGGCTTGATAGCAGTTAAGTGGTTCCCAGAAAGATCTAGCTCATCCAGTTTTACAAGTGGTGTGAGGTTAGGGATCTCCCGAAGGTTGCACATAGCAAGGTTCAAATACCTCAAATTGGATAGACCTTCAAAGGCACCTTCTGAGATGTATGAAAGCCTTTTTAATTCCCCCAGATCTAATCTCCTCAGGGAAGGGATTCTATTAAAAGCATAAGAAGGAATACTTTCAATGGGGTTGTTTCGCAACCAAAGTTCCTTCAGTTTTGACAAGTACACAAATGCCCCATTAGGAATGGTGCTAAGACGATTGTCAAAGAGTTCCAAAGTATTGAGATTAGCCAGACCATTGAAGGCCCCAATTTCAATTGTTCTAATGTGATTCCTGCTCAGTTGCAAGACTTCTAAGTGCCTCAGGTGTTTGAAGCTATTGACTTTGATTATTTGAATTTGGTTCTCATGGAGATTCAGTAACCGTGTGTTAGTAGATATAGCATCAGGGACCTCTCTCAGATTCTTTCGCACACAAATTACTTTGCTAAACTGATTGCTACAGGAACAGACAGAAGGGCAAGTCTGAGCTCTGACCAAACCAGCAACCACAAGAAGTTGAAGAGCCAGTAGCACCACAAGCAAGGGGTCAAATAGGGCCCTGTTAAACCTAGGACCTATCATTATCTGCTGTGGATGTAAGGTCATCTTGTTCAACATTCATAATTTATTTGGAGTTGGTCCTTCAGGAGTTCCAATAttctaaaggaaaaagaaaacagcaatatTAGTgtcaaatattacatttttatttcatacttATAATTGTGCaaccacacattttttaaaaaaagatgttcatatactgtataaccAGTACATACAACTACCTAGATACAAACTTATCAGGGAGTGATTATTAACATAAGTACAGCTTAAAATTACCCCTTGATCCTTTGAGGTTTTTCTTTAGCTGCAAAAAAGATCTTGTAAAAGGAATAAAgtgtataattaaatataattctaACTATTAGGAAAAAATGCCTATTTAAAATCCTGTTTTGGCTAAGACTGCAGAACTATGACCATTATTTTTAAGCTAACTCATTCTTCTCAGCCTGCATTCCAGATGTATTGAACTTTAGCTGATCCAATTCTTAGCCACCATTGTGTTGGCTGGGAATTAAGAATAAGAGTCCAAGACATCTGAAGCCAAAGACTGAATTAACGACTTATAAAATCTGAAAATTAAGCTAAATAATAAGAATTGAATTatacatttcaataaatatatgTCTAATTAAAACACCATTTAAATGACTATTAAAAACttcatttataattaatttaaagATGGCAGTATATTATAATTCAccactgtaataattttatttaaagaagaaCATTCAGAACCTTTTTCTGGAATTTGTTTTTTAGGGACTCATTTGGATTTTTAGCTATTGGATCTAGAGAACAACTGCTGGAAATCAGCATCCATTTGTAACAGAACTTCTAAAATTGAAGATGGAGAGCCATAAAATCAGCCTTTGGATAAGGATAAAATGATGACTGAATCATCAAAATGAGCACCTTTATATTTTTCATCTATTGACAAGCATTCCAAATAAAGCAGTTTAGCATGTGAGTTGTCCATGCCCATCCAAGGTAAAATATCTGACCAATTTGTCTGTGTTCAACCTTCTGGGTGCATACACATGTGtataaatataagaaaacaaGAATGGAATATAAACTTTTTACCAAGCATGTCACAAAGTGAAATGAAAAACCCAAACAAATGGTTTATACTAGCTTTTCTTACTTACAGAGGTTTCGTTCTAGCCTAGCACCCACAAATAATAATAAGATTTGAAGATTTGAAGAGTGTACTTGATGTGTGCCCAAGTGTATGCAAAAGCCCATCTGCCATTTTGCACATGCAAAAGTAACAAAAAAATTAGCCCCAAAGGACAGATATGTAAAACCCTTATCATGGATGCAAAGATTTGATCTCTTTTTAGCAATTGCGGATAAGCAAAACCATGGATAATGGAATCAGAGATTGAGAAAGCAACCTGTATGTACACTTCTTTAAtggctttttaatgttttttttttcttttagttcacTAAGCCACAAAGTGAGCAAAAGTAAAGAAGTGAAAAAGCAGATTTAAATGCAGCCcttacactttatttatttagtgtacATCCCACCATTTATATGTAATTTAAGCACTCAGTATATCAGCCCTCCCCATCCTGGTTCTCTACAGAAGTTTTGAGAGTATAATTGATTGGGTTAAGTTACCTAGAACACACTGGGTTTTTTTGTGGTGGGGGGGGAACCTTGCTATGAATCATATTTAGGCTTGCAAATCTCCATGAAGAAAATCATTCATTGATTATTTGTGCCAAAGGATGGCCAAGAAAAGCCTTTATTCCTTGAATATCTCTGCTGATAGAATACTTATTATTTGCCTATTTCAGGAAACAGATATAAAAAAGTGATCCTATTTCCTGATACACATTGTACCCTATCCTCATATTTTGACCACTACAGGATGGAAACTGTCATTAGTAAATGTGTACCAGATGCAGGGTTGGCAAAATCCCAAAATCATTTCTTTCAGATCTTTGGATAAGTGAAAAAAGAACTTTCAACTTTGCAAATTGTCATTACCATTCAAAATCTCTGAGTCCTGATTCATTTGAGGTTGTTCCTAAACCCCCAGTTCTGAATTCATTTTGAATCTGTTGCTTACTGCAAGGTCTCTGTGCTGTAGAGATTAATGAAATTTCCTATAAATCAGCCCAAAGTGAAGCCTTATAAATTACAGCATGCTCCAAGCACATTTATAACCCAGAGCACACGGATACACAATACATGTGTTTAGTAAAACAAAAATACTATCTGCGAAAGGTTTTCCTTTAAAGCTTTGAACTGTTTAATTTTACAGCCATGGGGGAAGTCTTGTACTTTGAAAAAATAGGATAAAAATATATTACTGTCCATGTAACAatctatttagaaaaaaaataattaacttgTGAATTTATGCAGATATGGGAATATTTGATACCGGCTTTCGGCAGTAAACAAATATTAAGAGGCTTCTTGGCATTTTGGAAATGCTTCAGGATTGGAGCTTAAAGcacagaagtgggggggggggaaagaaatgggagagagagagggagagagagaaggggactATTTATTGAAATGAACCCAGCATGTTTTGAGTCTCATGCTTCTTTGAGGGGTGCCTTCTTTGTCTAATACAGTCATAGACAAATGGCTCTAGTGCTGCTCTTAAGTGTGCTGATATCTCCTGCATTGTCGCTTTTGTTATTATCAACACAGGTTGAATTATTGAGAAATAGGCTCTAGATTCCACCATCCCACCCTGGCAAGGGTGAAGATATACATGAAAGATACTTTTGATCATGACAGTCCATAATGCTTGGATTGCTCATCTAAGTATGTTACTTCATTCCTT contains:
- the LRRC4C gene encoding leucine-rich repeat-containing protein 4C, with the translated sequence MLNKMTLHPQQIMIGPRFNRALFDPLLVVLLALQLLVVAGLVRAQTCPSVCSCSNQFSKVICVRKNLREVPDAISTNTRLLNLHENQIQIIKVNSFKHLRHLEVLQLSRNHIRTIEIGAFNGLANLNTLELFDNRLSTIPNGAFVYLSKLKELWLRNNPIESIPSYAFNRIPSLRRLDLGELKRLSYISEGAFEGLSNLRYLNLAMCNLREIPNLTPLVKLDELDLSGNHLTAIKPGSFQGLMHLQKLWLIQSQIQVIERNAFDNLQSLVEINLAHNNLTLLPHDLFTPLRLERIHLHHNPWNCNCDILWLSWWIKDKAPSNTACCARCNTPPSLKGRYIGELDLNYFTCYAPVIVEPPTDLNVTEGMAAELKCRASTSLTSISWITPNGSVITHGAYRVRISVLSDGTLNFTRVTAQDTGLYTCLVSNSVGNTTASATLNVTAQECITYFSTITVETVEPSQDEARTTEQVWPTPVIDWDTTNATTSLTPQSTRSTEKAFTIPVTDLSNGIPGIDEVMKTTKIIIGCFVAITLMAAVMLVIFYKMRKQHHRQNHHAPTRTVEIINVDDELTGDTPIESHLPMPAIEHEHLNHYNSYKSPFNHTTTVNTINSIHSSVHEPLLIRMNSKDNVQETQI